The following proteins come from a genomic window of unidentified bacterial endosymbiont:
- the sctS gene encoding type III secretion system export apparatus subunit SctS: protein MSERLIVQMAIQLLWLILLLSLPIVITASVVGLLVSLFQALTQLQDQTLQFLIKLVAVSITLVVTYPWMGETLLNYTHLVFKQIVQMAP from the coding sequence ATGAGTGAACGACTCATTGTCCAGATGGCCATCCAGTTGTTGTGGTTGATATTACTACTGTCGTTGCCCATTGTGATCACCGCCTCGGTCGTTGGGTTGTTGGTGAGTCTATTTCAGGCACTGACCCAGCTACAAGATCAGACGTTACAGTTTTTGATTAAATTGGTTGCCGTGAGTATCACCTTAGTGGTGACCTACCCTTGGATGGGGGAGACTTTACTGAACTATACCCACTTAGTCTTTAAACAGATTGTGCAGATGGCGCCTTAG
- a CDS encoding IS3 family transposase — protein MAERIGDSTRREGYPKKSLGHLLSGPQVKYQFMQKHAGEFSVERMSNVLGVSRSGYYQFIKAEPSKRYCEDERLISEIKEVYTISNQIYGSPRIHAELRARGERCSRKRVCRLMKAAHIAAKMKKRFKVTTIVDPKAAVAPNLLKQKFTATRPDQYWAADITYIPTQEGWLYVAIVLDLFSRSIVGMDMQAHMTTELVAAALRQAITRRKPAAGLIHHSDRGSQYTSKGFKAVSAHHQITLSMSSTGNCYDNAVAESFFHTLKTEHTHFERFESREQAKLSIFEYVEVFYNRQRRHSTLGYLSPVNFEKNWLSQVA, from the coding sequence ATTGCGGAAAGAATTGGCGATAGCACGCGAAGAGAGGGATATCCTAAAAAAAGCCTTGGGCATCTTCTCAGTGGCCCGCAAGTAAAATACCAGTTTATGCAAAAGCATGCTGGGGAATTCAGCGTAGAGAGGATGTCCAACGTGTTAGGTGTATCCCGCAGTGGCTATTATCAGTTTATCAAGGCTGAGCCATCCAAGCGCTATTGTGAGGATGAGCGTTTAATATCTGAAATTAAAGAGGTTTATACCATAAGCAACCAAATTTACGGTAGCCCACGTATCCATGCTGAGTTACGAGCTAGAGGTGAGCGCTGTTCACGCAAACGGGTTTGTCGGCTAATGAAAGCAGCCCATATTGCGGCTAAGATGAAAAAACGATTTAAGGTAACCACAATAGTCGATCCAAAGGCCGCAGTGGCGCCTAATTTACTCAAGCAGAAGTTCACAGCCACTCGCCCTGATCAATACTGGGCAGCAGATATTACCTATATTCCGACCCAAGAGGGATGGTTGTATGTTGCTATCGTACTGGACCTGTTCTCTCGTAGTATCGTGGGGATGGATATGCAAGCTCACATGACCACCGAGTTAGTAGCCGCAGCATTACGCCAGGCAATAACACGGAGGAAGCCTGCTGCAGGTCTCATCCACCACTCCGACCGAGGCAGCCAGTATACCAGCAAAGGATTCAAGGCTGTATCGGCGCATCACCAGATAACGCTTAGCATGAGTAGTACGGGCAATTGTTATGACAATGCAGTAGCAGAGAGTTTTTTCCATACCTTAAAAACAGAGCACACCCACTTTGAACGTTTTGAGAGCAGAGAACAAGCCAAATTGAGCATTTTTGAATACGTAGAAGTGTTTTATAACCGACAGAGACGGCACTCAACGCTAGGCTATCTGTCTCCTGTAAATTTTGAAAAAAATTGGTTATCCCAGGTCGCTTAA
- a CDS encoding transposase yields the protein MNQGESRSYDKEFKLNAVKLYHSTGKTLCQLSEELGVPKSTLAGWVHQHNKDGAEAFPGKGYLKASDAELSQLRKELAIAREERDILKKALGIFSVARK from the coding sequence ATGAATCAAGGGGAATCAAGGAGCTATGATAAGGAATTCAAGCTGAATGCGGTAAAGCTGTATCACAGCACTGGTAAAACGCTCTGTCAATTGAGCGAGGAATTGGGAGTTCCCAAGAGTACATTGGCAGGGTGGGTCCATCAGCATAACAAGGATGGTGCAGAGGCTTTCCCGGGCAAAGGATACCTGAAAGCGTCTGATGCTGAGCTCAGTCAATTGCGGAAAGAATTGGCGATAGCACGCGAAGAGAGGGATATCCTAAAAAAAGCCTTGGGCATCTTCTCAGTGGCCCGCAAGTAA
- a CDS encoding type II secretion system protein has translation MIKNRLQRGFYLIEAVIGMSVVISLMGLGSRYIIQNAERSINQITANQLNNLTKATQQYVQDHYQYFKENLPRSIDLSDLIMQGYLSDQFIKKNNYNQDYRISAFEDKGVLQVLITTEQGQTISESSMRQIVAQAGSFAGYVSTLDKDKIVGNQGNWFLKGFSLKPGHLASYLVFSDHDVMDAGKFLRRINFPDHPEYNRMETDLEIDNHSLNLKDGIARSTVSSRTITLQNPYNKSSTKKITLDVNGTPMLSMKDTYNTDFGGIESLLSGDRLEFTIARDGNEIKIDNRNPSINVKNKNVFTSITPWALKTSIYPYATLGRGTISNYRGFFSEVGNQYIKIPFIEIFDQSGHLQDIVEICGAKEREGALFLMGMRGSGMRILAICADGIPQEVKRWK, from the coding sequence GTGATAAAAAATAGACTGCAACGAGGTTTTTATTTAATTGAAGCCGTTATCGGGATGAGTGTAGTTATCAGTCTCATGGGCCTTGGATCACGCTACATCATTCAGAATGCCGAACGTAGCATCAATCAGATCACTGCCAACCAGTTGAATAATTTGACAAAAGCCACTCAACAGTATGTGCAGGATCATTATCAATATTTTAAAGAAAATTTACCTAGGAGCATTGATTTATCAGATTTGATCATGCAAGGTTATTTGTCTGATCAATTTATTAAAAAAAATAATTACAATCAAGACTATAGAATTAGCGCTTTTGAAGATAAAGGTGTATTGCAGGTGCTGATCACCACTGAGCAAGGACAAACGATTAGTGAATCATCAATGAGACAAATTGTTGCTCAAGCAGGCAGCTTTGCTGGTTATGTTTCTACGCTTGATAAAGATAAAATTGTCGGGAACCAAGGAAATTGGTTTTTAAAGGGTTTTTCATTAAAACCCGGTCATCTAGCGAGCTATCTAGTCTTCAGTGATCATGATGTGATGGATGCTGGGAAATTCTTGCGGCGCATAAATTTCCCCGATCATCCTGAATACAATAGGATGGAAACTGATTTAGAAATAGATAATCATTCACTCAATTTGAAAGATGGAATAGCACGATCTACTGTATCCTCGAGAACTATTACCTTACAGAACCCCTATAACAAAAGTAGTACAAAAAAAATTACTTTAGATGTCAATGGTACCCCTATGCTAAGTATGAAAGACACCTATAATACTGATTTTGGTGGAATTGAATCTTTACTAAGTGGTGATCGATTGGAATTTACTATAGCTCGTGATGGTAATGAAATTAAAATAGATAACAGAAATCCATCAATCAATGTTAAAAATAAAAATGTTTTTACGTCTATAACTCCTTGGGCACTAAAAACCTCTATATACCCCTATGCGACATTGGGTAGAGGTACAATCAGTAACTATCGAGGATTTTTTAGTGAGGTAGGCAATCAGTATATAAAAATTCCTTTTATAGAGATATTTGACCAATCCGGACATTTACAAGATATAGTTGAGATATGTGGCGCTAAAGAACGGGAGGGAGCTTTGTTTTTAATGGGAATGCGTGGTAGTGGTATGAGGATATTGGCAATCTGTGCTGATGGTATTCCACAGGAAGTAAAAAGATGGAAATGA
- the queC gene encoding 7-cyano-7-deazaguanine synthase QueC: protein MSSDHSPATHRPLVVLFSGGQDSTTCLIQALQQPDVSSPQQVHCLTVDYGQRHQAEIAVAQRLAQQFGIIHHRLLDASILTQFSDNSLTHQQLAVPNQLAGGVPNTFVPGRNILLLTLAAIYAYQVGAERIITGVCEIDFSGYPDCRDAFIQALNPALSLGLGRPVQIETPLMWLSKSEIWALADYYGQLTLVRQQTLTCYHGKLGGGCGCCPACQLRARGLQQYLSDPQRYRDSVTAKMEFAGCASSDPRNC from the coding sequence ATGTCTTCTGATCACTCTCCAGCCACTCATCGTCCTCTGGTCGTCCTATTCAGCGGCGGCCAGGATTCGACCACCTGTTTAATCCAGGCGTTACAGCAGCCTGACGTGAGCTCCCCCCAGCAGGTTCACTGCCTGACGGTGGATTATGGCCAGCGCCATCAAGCAGAGATTGCGGTCGCCCAGAGACTAGCGCAGCAGTTTGGGATTATCCATCATCGACTGCTGGACGCTAGCATCCTGACACAATTTAGTGACAATAGCTTGACGCATCAACAGCTCGCGGTGCCGAACCAATTAGCGGGCGGCGTTCCTAACACCTTTGTTCCCGGGCGTAATATTCTATTGCTGACTTTAGCGGCCATTTATGCCTATCAAGTGGGGGCTGAGCGGATCATCACTGGGGTGTGTGAGATTGATTTTTCTGGTTATCCTGATTGTCGGGATGCTTTTATCCAAGCCTTGAATCCCGCCTTGAGCCTAGGACTAGGACGGCCAGTGCAGATAGAGACGCCATTGATGTGGCTGAGTAAGTCGGAGATCTGGGCATTAGCTGATTACTATGGTCAGTTGACGCTAGTGCGCCAGCAGACCCTGACCTGTTATCACGGCAAGCTGGGCGGCGGCTGTGGCTGCTGCCCAGCTTGCCAGCTCCGTGCCCGTGGCTTACAACAATACCTCAGTGATCCACAGCGTTATCGGGATAGCGTCACGGCTAAAATGGAGTTCGCAGGGTGTGCATCATCAGATCCCAGGAATTGTTAA
- a CDS encoding FliM/FliN family flagellar motor switch protein translates to MWCPSHSSAWIALSQHIGHGRVQAQGRLRLTMERQGGVGLIWSLTVAGQRCRAWCEETAWCQWIAPLLSVPALAQIDQSLLTPLALWSWQPLLGHLADEPADGATSLQIKPPTEGTLAEAWDPKLILVREDEAELALRLLDWPAQWLIEHSRSWKPLTGGARVPPLAISVVAGWCRLPDQALERIGLGEGLRLSGPVDLWHGEAWLFQEQPLARVRFTNTQQAVVEAIMAEQSDWPPEIGNAVQALSITVVAEIGQLWVPLEQLAALQVGEVLQGESLFEGAVRLKANGRYLGSGQLIEVGGHWIVQIDGWFNQPPLLTTPQEEPLENASIAAAVEVVEAVGEKRAAAASTTEAATEAVTTLGDDLAESGEEESTVEREAARVVEPGVPARRSAQGTGLEQHEKPVSAQVPLTPPVPATGQSLPVTAFEPADTPSPPVVIPPKPPRAPKALRSAMNSMAKAVVGRRKPGKPSTV, encoded by the coding sequence ATGTGGTGTCCGTCACATAGTTCAGCCTGGATCGCCTTGAGTCAACACATTGGTCATGGACGTGTTCAAGCTCAGGGAAGGCTACGATTGACGATGGAACGGCAGGGGGGGGTGGGACTGATATGGTCCTTGACGGTGGCAGGGCAGCGCTGTCGGGCTTGGTGTGAGGAGACTGCCTGGTGCCAGTGGATAGCGCCATTACTGTCTGTGCCGGCGTTAGCACAGATCGATCAATCGCTATTAACCCCGTTAGCACTCTGGAGTTGGCAGCCATTGCTGGGGCACTTGGCTGATGAGCCGGCGGATGGTGCGACGTCGCTGCAGATCAAACCACCCACCGAGGGTACTCTAGCTGAAGCGTGGGATCCCAAGCTGATCTTAGTGCGTGAGGATGAGGCAGAGCTGGCACTGCGTCTACTGGATTGGCCTGCCCAGTGGTTAATAGAGCACAGTCGCTCCTGGAAACCACTGACCGGCGGTGCCCGGGTGCCGCCACTGGCCATCAGTGTGGTAGCCGGGTGGTGCCGCCTGCCCGATCAAGCGCTAGAGAGGATAGGGTTAGGGGAAGGGCTGAGACTCAGCGGTCCGGTCGACTTATGGCACGGGGAAGCTTGGTTATTTCAGGAGCAGCCATTGGCCAGAGTACGCTTTACGAATACACAGCAAGCCGTAGTAGAGGCCATCATGGCAGAGCAGAGTGACTGGCCACCGGAGATCGGCAATGCTGTACAGGCCTTGTCGATCACCGTTGTGGCAGAGATTGGACAGCTGTGGGTGCCGTTAGAACAGCTGGCGGCGCTGCAGGTGGGCGAAGTCCTGCAAGGAGAGTCGTTGTTTGAGGGCGCCGTCCGTTTAAAGGCCAATGGTCGTTATCTGGGGAGTGGCCAGCTGATTGAAGTCGGCGGCCATTGGATCGTACAGATTGACGGCTGGTTTAACCAACCGCCGCTGCTGACAACCCCCCAGGAAGAGCCTCTAGAGAACGCTTCGATAGCGGCGGCAGTAGAAGTGGTAGAAGCAGTAGGAGAAAAGAGAGCAGCGGCAGCCTCGACGACCGAGGCAGCCACTGAAGCAGTAACGACCCTAGGCGATGACCTAGCAGAAAGCGGTGAAGAGGAGAGTACAGTGGAAAGAGAAGCGGCTAGGGTCGTTGAGCCAGGCGTCCCGGCCAGGAGATCAGCTCAGGGTACGGGGCTTGAGCAGCACGAAAAGCCCGTTAGTGCTCAGGTCCCATTAACGCCGCCTGTGCCTGCCACGGGGCAGAGCCTACCCGTCACCGCATTCGAACCGGCGGACACGCCTTCCCCACCGGTCGTGATACCCCCCAAGCCGCCGCGCGCCCCTAAAGCACTCCGATCGGCCATGAACAGTATGGCCAAGGCGGTGGTGGGGCGTCGTAAACCGGGTAAACCCTCAACGGTCTAG
- the nhaA gene encoding Na+/H+ antiporter NhaA, whose amino-acid sequence MRAVIRRFLKLEASGGILLMMATLLALVLANSAAKSGYQAFIQYPIGLTITHCHRPLLWWINDGLMTLFFLHVGLEVKRELLVGALASRSQAVLPVMAALGGMILPALIYLGFNAQDSLAHAGWAIPVATDIAFSLGVLALLGRRVPSALKVFLLALAIIDDLGVIVIISLFYTHQLSLLPLAGVLVILLWLLLLNRRGVTAITPYLLLGGVLWLGLLLSGIHATLAGVVVGFVIPVCRQPSSVAVGPAQRLEQRLHPWVVELILPLFAFANAGVALQGIQLEQQNIALPLGIILGLLIGKPLGVFSFSWLAVRLHWAKLPEGVQFSEIFAVAVLCGIGFTMSIYITTLAFESLPMAYGGYARLAILIGSTTAAVSGYSLLNHRLPKPVKTP is encoded by the coding sequence ATGAGGGCTGTGATCCGTCGGTTTCTTAAATTAGAGGCCTCTGGCGGGATTTTGCTGATGATGGCCACCCTATTGGCCTTAGTACTCGCCAATAGTGCGGCGAAGAGTGGTTACCAAGCCTTCATTCAATATCCCATCGGTCTTACGATCACACACTGCCATCGGCCGTTACTCTGGTGGATTAATGATGGGTTGATGACCCTATTCTTTCTACACGTCGGTTTAGAAGTCAAGCGGGAGCTGCTGGTTGGTGCCTTAGCCAGCCGATCCCAAGCGGTCCTACCCGTCATGGCCGCATTGGGGGGCATGATCCTGCCAGCGCTCATCTATCTGGGCTTCAATGCCCAGGATAGCCTAGCACACGCTGGTTGGGCCATCCCAGTAGCCACAGATATTGCTTTTTCTCTCGGGGTACTGGCGCTACTGGGCAGACGGGTTCCCAGTGCCTTAAAGGTTTTTCTATTGGCGTTGGCGATCATCGATGATCTGGGGGTCATTGTCATCATTTCGCTGTTTTATACTCATCAGCTATCCCTACTGCCGTTAGCGGGTGTGCTGGTGATCCTGCTGTGGTTACTCTTGCTCAATCGCCGCGGGGTTACCGCCATTACCCCCTATCTGTTGCTGGGGGGAGTCCTCTGGCTGGGACTGTTGCTGTCAGGGATCCACGCTACCTTAGCTGGGGTTGTGGTGGGGTTTGTTATTCCGGTGTGTCGTCAACCCTCTTCCGTTGCAGTCGGCCCCGCTCAACGGTTAGAGCAGCGGTTACACCCCTGGGTCGTCGAGCTGATTCTGCCGCTATTTGCTTTTGCCAATGCAGGCGTTGCCCTGCAGGGGATCCAGTTAGAACAGCAGAATATCGCGCTGCCCTTAGGTATTATCCTGGGGCTACTGATTGGCAAGCCTTTGGGGGTTTTTAGTTTTAGTTGGTTGGCAGTCCGTTTACACTGGGCCAAGCTGCCTGAGGGCGTGCAGTTCTCCGAGATTTTTGCAGTTGCCGTGCTGTGTGGTATCGGTTTTACGATGTCGATCTATATCACCACCTTGGCCTTTGAATCACTCCCAATGGCCTACGGCGGCTATGCTCGTTTGGCTATCTTAATCGGCTCAACTACCGCCGCCGTGAGCGGCTACAGCTTGTTAAATCATCGGCTGCCGAAACCTGTCAAAACGCCTTGA
- the sctR gene encoding type III secretion system export apparatus subunit SctR: protein MKLFEQPYSLIALLTLLSLLPLLIVMGTTFLKIAVVLSLLRNALGIQQLPPNMAIYGLSLILTLFIMAPVGLEISDHLEKQPLDWQSPQLFQRLDREVLQPYRRFLIRHTDPKQICFFSNVGQQVWPEQYRARLPQDSLLVLMPSFTLSQLVEAFKIGLLLYLPFIAIDLIVSNILLAMGMMMVSPMTIALPFKLLIFILIDGWQQLLNQLVLTYA from the coding sequence GTGAAGCTATTTGAACAACCCTACTCACTGATTGCCCTACTCACACTACTGTCACTGCTGCCGCTATTGATCGTCATGGGGACCACCTTTTTAAAAATAGCCGTAGTCTTGTCGCTGCTACGCAACGCCCTAGGGATCCAGCAACTGCCGCCGAATATGGCGATTTATGGCCTATCCCTGATCTTAACGCTGTTTATCATGGCCCCGGTGGGTCTAGAGATCAGCGATCACTTAGAGAAGCAGCCGTTGGATTGGCAATCCCCACAACTGTTTCAACGGCTTGATCGTGAGGTATTACAGCCCTACCGCCGGTTTTTAATACGGCATACTGATCCTAAGCAGATCTGCTTTTTTAGCAATGTTGGCCAGCAGGTGTGGCCGGAGCAGTATCGCGCACGGTTGCCTCAGGATTCGCTACTGGTTTTAATGCCCTCATTTACCCTCAGTCAGTTGGTAGAGGCGTTTAAAATAGGACTACTGCTCTATCTACCCTTTATTGCCATTGATCTGATTGTCTCCAATATTCTGCTGGCGATGGGGATGATGATGGTCTCGCCGATGACCATTGCTTTACCTTTTAAACTGCTGATTTTTATCTTAATTGATGGCTGGCAGCAATTGTTGAATCAACTAGTGTTGACCTACGCATGA
- a CDS encoding EscU/YscU/HrcU family type III secretion system export apparatus switch protein, producing the protein MSEKTEKPTEKRIRDARKKGQVIKSQELVVGVQLATLLCYLIFIGPDFFSALQRFIETALEALSLPIRPALSKVMGAFFSVMLRFIGGMIGLLILVTLAALLGQVGFLLSTEALTLKLEKLNPVTNLQQLFSLRSLFEVAKALFKFILLGLIFTYILRQYIGTFQFLPASGLGAALPVAATLISWLWGTLVGCYVVFALADYAFQRHSMMKQLRMSKDEIKREYKESEGSPEVKSRRREVHREIQSGSLSVKVKKSTVLVKNPSHIAICLYYRSGESPLPQVLEKGVDQQALQMVALALQFGVPVVEDVSLARTLLEEVEVNHYIPEHLFEPVAALLRLVMGLSYRNPEA; encoded by the coding sequence GTGAGTGAAAAAACCGAAAAGCCGACCGAGAAACGCATTCGAGATGCCCGTAAAAAAGGGCAGGTGATCAAAAGCCAAGAGTTGGTCGTGGGGGTGCAGCTAGCAACGCTGCTCTGCTACTTGATTTTTATAGGCCCCGATTTTTTTAGTGCTCTGCAGCGCTTCATTGAGACTGCATTAGAGGCCTTAAGCTTACCGATACGACCAGCGCTCTCCAAAGTGATGGGCGCTTTTTTCAGTGTGATGTTACGCTTTATCGGCGGCATGATAGGACTATTAATCCTAGTGACCTTAGCCGCTCTGCTGGGTCAAGTGGGCTTTTTGCTGTCTACCGAGGCCTTGACCCTCAAATTAGAGAAGCTCAACCCGGTCACCAACCTGCAGCAGCTATTCTCGTTACGCAGCTTGTTTGAGGTCGCCAAAGCGCTGTTTAAGTTCATACTCTTAGGGCTGATTTTTACCTATATTTTGCGTCAGTATATTGGCACTTTTCAATTTCTACCAGCCAGCGGGCTAGGGGCTGCCCTGCCAGTGGCCGCCACCTTGATAAGCTGGCTCTGGGGCACCTTGGTTGGCTGCTATGTGGTATTTGCCCTAGCCGATTACGCCTTTCAGCGGCATAGCATGATGAAGCAGCTGCGCATGTCGAAAGATGAGATCAAGCGCGAGTATAAAGAGTCCGAGGGCAGCCCGGAGGTGAAGTCACGACGTCGTGAAGTGCATCGGGAAATCCAGAGTGGTAGCCTATCGGTGAAGGTTAAGAAATCGACTGTTTTGGTCAAAAACCCCTCGCATATTGCTATCTGCCTCTATTATCGTTCGGGAGAGAGCCCACTACCCCAAGTCTTAGAAAAAGGAGTCGATCAGCAAGCCCTGCAGATGGTGGCATTGGCGCTGCAGTTCGGCGTACCGGTGGTTGAGGATGTCTCATTAGCCCGTACCTTGCTGGAGGAGGTTGAGGTGAATCACTACATTCCCGAACATCTCTTTGAGCCGGTCGCCGCGCTGCTCCGTCTGGTCATGGGCTTGAGCTATCGTAACCCGGAAGCGTAA
- the sctT gene encoding type III secretion system export apparatus subunit SctT, producing MEQWLALLPSVALSTLRPLGLFLFLPMFSARCLGGALMRNAIALVIALPVIPLNMAVAPVGPQDLGLLLHYYGHELFIGMLIGFAAAIPFWALDIASFIIDTMRGASMGTLLNPLLGAQSSIYGLLFLQLYAVLFLGFGGFHQLLTTLYTSYTVLAPGRCLVLDEHLFLFLKQWWLLMYHLGVGFALPAMLIMVLVDVAMGLLNRSAQQLNVFFLAMPIKSVLVLLLLIVSLENALQLYRRHTMTITEQVLQLLSFLRE from the coding sequence ATGGAGCAGTGGCTCGCTCTACTGCCATCAGTGGCGTTGAGTACTCTTCGGCCGCTGGGACTGTTTCTGTTTTTACCGATGTTTAGCGCGCGTTGCCTAGGGGGGGCTTTGATGCGCAACGCCATCGCTTTAGTGATCGCTTTACCGGTGATCCCTTTGAATATGGCAGTGGCCCCTGTGGGTCCCCAAGATCTGGGGCTACTGCTGCACTATTATGGGCATGAACTATTCATTGGAATGTTGATTGGTTTTGCTGCTGCCATTCCATTTTGGGCCCTAGATATTGCCAGTTTTATTATTGACACGATGCGGGGGGCCTCCATGGGGACCTTACTAAATCCGTTGTTAGGGGCACAATCGTCGATTTATGGGCTATTGTTCTTACAGCTCTATGCTGTGCTATTCCTGGGTTTTGGCGGTTTTCACCAATTGTTAACCACCCTGTATACCAGCTACACTGTGTTAGCGCCGGGGCGCTGTTTAGTCCTGGATGAACACCTATTCCTGTTTCTCAAGCAGTGGTGGCTATTAATGTACCACTTAGGGGTTGGTTTTGCGCTACCAGCCATGCTGATTATGGTGCTGGTTGATGTCGCCATGGGACTACTGAATCGCTCGGCGCAACAGTTGAACGTATTTTTTTTAGCGATGCCGATTAAAAGTGTCTTAGTGTTGCTGTTATTGATAGTGAGTTTAGAGAATGCGCTACAACTCTATCGACGGCACACGATGACGATCACGGAACAGGTGTTACAGCTGCTGAGTTTTCTGCGTGAGTGA
- a CDS encoding FliM/FliN family flagellar motor C-terminal domain-containing protein, with translation MQYSDEPSSPPAALDPADTARIRHSTEQRQGTPQPAVRFAVTVECLVTQLTLEQLRSLAPGQPLVPSMPLTPDDLILQINGSRLGRGSLLTLDKRWAIRITQLGAAGEAI, from the coding sequence ATGCAGTACTCTGATGAGCCGAGCAGCCCCCCAGCAGCATTGGATCCTGCTGACACCGCACGGATAAGGCACTCGACTGAGCAGCGGCAGGGCACCCCCCAGCCTGCGGTACGGTTTGCCGTGACAGTAGAGTGCCTGGTCACGCAGTTAACCCTGGAGCAGTTGCGATCGCTGGCGCCTGGGCAGCCGTTAGTGCCCTCGATGCCGCTAACGCCTGACGATCTGATCCTGCAGATCAACGGCAGCCGCTTGGGGCGGGGAAGCTTATTGACGCTTGATAAGCGCTGGGCAATACGAATTACTCAGCTAGGAGCTGCTGGTGAAGCTATTTGA